Proteins from a single region of Campylobacter sputorum:
- a CDS encoding diguanylate cyclase, protein MNSEKILIVDDNKTLAKLIARKMQNSVELDVDVAYDFAEAKDLMDENKNYFLALLDLNLPDAPYGEIVDYAISKGILVIVLTGSTDEETKKIFIEKNIVDYVYKGDKYNVDYIFETVNRLYRNRKYKVMVVDDSMPTRNMIKNILSSQLFKVFAAAHGEEAMGYFETNPDIKLVLTDYNMPVMNGKELIKNLREKHDKNSLIILALTSESSVASDFLKLGANDFITKPFSKDELICRINNNLDTMENINKIFDLANKDFLTGLCNRRYFYDDMEKYTHDFPLQDFAVSMIDIDHFKKVNDTYGHDVGDVVIKTLAKVLLNNTKESDLVSRFGGEEFCVVLRNITKEDAAKMLVKIRAAVANELVKIKDHEIRFTISIGFCMNDGNLDIDELIDKADEALYRAKEGGRNRVEML, encoded by the coding sequence ATGAATAGTGAAAAAATACTAATAGTAGATGACAATAAAACATTAGCTAAGCTCATAGCTAGAAAAATGCAAAATAGCGTTGAATTGGATGTTGATGTTGCATATGATTTTGCTGAGGCTAAGGATTTAATGGATGAGAATAAAAATTATTTTCTAGCACTGCTTGATTTAAATTTACCAGATGCTCCGTATGGCGAAATAGTTGATTATGCCATATCAAAAGGTATCTTAGTTATAGTTTTAACAGGAAGCACAGATGAAGAAACTAAAAAGATATTTATAGAAAAAAATATAGTAGATTATGTCTACAAGGGAGATAAATATAATGTTGATTATATTTTTGAGACAGTAAATAGGCTTTATAGAAATAGAAAATATAAAGTCATGGTTGTAGATGATTCAATGCCTACTAGAAACATGATAAAAAATATTCTATCATCACAGCTTTTTAAAGTTTTTGCAGCAGCTCATGGCGAAGAAGCTATGGGCTATTTTGAAACAAATCCAGATATAAAATTGGTTTTAACTGATTATAATATGCCTGTAATGAATGGTAAGGAGCTTATCAAAAATCTTAGAGAAAAACATGATAAAAACTCATTAATAATTCTGGCATTAACAAGCGAAAGTTCGGTTGCATCAGATTTTCTTAAACTTGGTGCAAATGACTTTATCACAAAACCTTTTAGCAAAGATGAGCTTATTTGTAGGATAAACAACAACCTTGATACTATGGAAAATATCAATAAGATTTTTGATCTTGCAAATAAAGATTTTTTAACAGGATTATGCAACAGAAGGTATTTTTATGATGATATGGAAAAATATACTCATGATTTTCCTCTTCAAGATTTTGCAGTGTCTATGATTGACATAGATCATTTTAAAAAAGTAAATGATACATATGGACATGATGTTGGAGATGTTGTTATCAAGACTTTGGCAAAAGTTCTACTAAACAATACAAAAGAAAGTGATCTTGTGTCTAGATTTGGCGGAGAAGAGTTTTGTGTTGTTTTAAGAAATATAACTAAAGAAGATGCGGCAAAAATGCTCGTTAAAATTCGTGCAGCTGTAGCTAACGAGTTGGTAAAAATCAAAGATCATGAGATAAGATTTACGATTTCAATTGGTTTTTGTATGAATGATGGAAATCTTGATATAGATGAACTTATAGATAAAGCAGATGAGGCTTTATATAGAGCCAAAGAGGGTGGAAGAAATAGGGTAGAAATGTTATGA
- a CDS encoding type II CAAX prenyl endopeptidase Rce1 family protein: MQTYYKNKNSKITTLCWFDILTITLIMFSVAIYNSTTQYFALSSGDVSLEENLIFSSYHNYIAILVEVFYLFLLFLYLKFRKFDFSVLFGNIKFSLKAVLQGVLIFLFVAVLMDIYFFIVDIFFELFYTDSDIENLVKFDISIILFALINGFFEEIFFLGICLSVKKEYIKFAFLYSLIIRFSFHTYQGILTALGIGIVLGTAFFVIYKFMKTKNLFVFFIAHSIGDIIGLSMGYFFVLFDLWF; encoded by the coding sequence ATGCAAACTTACTATAAAAACAAAAATTCTAAAATCACCACACTTTGTTGGTTTGATATTTTAACCATAACTTTGATTATGTTTTCGGTTGCTATTTATAATTCAACTACGCAGTATTTTGCCTTAAGTAGCGGGGATGTTAGCTTAGAAGAGAATTTGATATTTTCTTCATATCACAACTATATAGCCATTTTAGTTGAAGTTTTTTATCTATTTTTACTGTTTTTATATTTGAAATTTAGAAAATTTGATTTTAGTGTTTTATTTGGCAATATTAAATTTAGCCTAAAAGCAGTTTTGCAAGGGGTTTTAATTTTTTTATTTGTTGCGGTTTTGATGGACATTTATTTTTTTATTGTAGATATTTTTTTTGAGCTTTTTTATACAGATTCTGATATAGAAAATTTAGTTAAATTTGATATTTCTATTATTCTTTTTGCTTTAATTAATGGATTTTTTGAAGAGATTTTTTTCTTAGGAATTTGCTTAAGTGTAAAAAAAGAGTATATTAAATTTGCATTTTTATATAGCCTAATTATAAGGTTTAGTTTTCACACTTATCAAGGGATTTTAACTGCTCTAGGAATTGGTATTGTTTTGGGGACTGCTTTTTTTGTGATTTATAAATTTATGAAAACTAAAAATTTATTTGTATTTTTTATAGCACATTCTATTGGTGATATCATTGGCTTATCAATGGGATATTTTTTTGTACTGTTTGACTTGTGGTTTTAA